Proteins encoded together in one Terriglobus saanensis SP1PR4 window:
- a CDS encoding EamA family transporter: MSHRLPASRYLLLFCVMLGAAVGDALLGRGMHDIGPVSIHHLSSLFYALGNPWVLSGIVVLIGFMASYMTALSWADLTFVLPATAFGNVVTALIGKLWLRESISPLRWLGICLIVVGVGFVANGPSRTEHAVDLDESVA; the protein is encoded by the coding sequence ATGTCTCACCGCCTTCCCGCTTCGCGTTATCTCCTGCTCTTCTGCGTCATGCTCGGTGCCGCTGTGGGCGATGCTCTTCTTGGCCGCGGTATGCACGACATCGGACCCGTCTCGATCCACCACCTTTCGTCACTTTTCTACGCCCTCGGCAATCCCTGGGTGCTCTCGGGAATTGTTGTACTCATTGGCTTTATGGCGTCTTATATGACGGCATTGAGTTGGGCAGACCTGACCTTCGTCCTTCCGGCAACAGCCTTTGGAAACGTGGTTACCGCGCTTATCGGAAAGCTCTGGCTGCGCGAGAGCATCTCGCCGCTACGCTGGCTGGGGATCTGCCTGATTGTCGTCGGTGTCGGCTTTGTGGCGAACGGACCTTCGCGGACAGAGCACGCGGTCGATCTCGATGAAAGTGTGGCCTGA